CGAATTTTCGCCTGGCGTGATCCCAAGGAACCGGTCTTTGGCTTCACTCGGTGATTTCCCGAGAAAAGCGAACTCAGGACGGAGGGCGGCTTGAGCCAGTATCTCGGTTATGAAAACGGACAATATGTTGCTTTGGTGATCACTGCTCATTAGAATTCCCTCATGCGGGCCAGAATAAGGTTTGCAACCTGTCCGTACCTTAAATCAGGATAAAATACCATGCGAGAAGTCAAGATCTACACCACAGAAGTCTGTCCCTACTGCGTGCAAGCCAAGCGACTTTTGACTCAGTTAAAAGTGCCTTACGAGGAAATCAGTCTGGAAGACAAGCCTGATTTGCGGCAGAAGCTTTCGGAAGAAAATAATGGATATCGGACAGTTCCCATGATTTTCATCGACGGGAAATTCCTCGGTGGCTACACCGAACTTGCCGCTCTTCATAAGCAGGGTAAGCTGATTGAAGCTTAATTTCAGCCAAAAGGCCATAAGTCAGTTTGGAATTGTCGCCGCTCTTGCGGTGACGGGGGACCAGTCAAAACGAAATGGTTTGTACACGTCCTCCGTCCACGAGACGGAAAGCCTTCCTCTTTCTGTTGAAAAAATTCCCGAGCTGGCCCCGTCCGAGGTGACGATGGCTGCGGCTCCGAACACGCGTGAAAGCGATGCGGCTGCGGAGAAGCTGGTTCGCGGGAGTTTTTTGAGCGGGGATTATGCCAACGCGGATCGCCTGGTTCGTGAGCAGCTGGCGGATATGAATCTGAGCGATGGTTATCGGGAATGGCTCAAGGGGCAGCTGCCTATCATTCGCCTCGGTTGGGCCTGGGCTTTGATCCGGGCGAAAAACTGTGATGAGGCCTTGCCGCTTTTGGAATCGACGCCTGATCACACCGCGCAGGCTTTGGCTCTTAAGGGGCTTGGCTACTGTCTTTACGCGAAGAAGGATTTCGCCAACGCCAGCAGTTACCTTGAAAATTACCTCGATAAGAATAAATCCGATCCTGAAGCTTATATTCTTCTTTCTGAAGTCAAAGAATCCCTCGGGGAAACCACGGAAGCCTGGGAGCTGGCGCAGCGTGCGACCGCCCTTCAAAATTTGACCGAAGAGGAAACGCGGGAACTCGCGAAGCGTGAGGCGAGTTTGAACGCCAAGGCCGAGGAAAGCGCCGGGCAGGGGGAACTCAGCTCGGGCTTTATTCGTTTGCGTTATCAGCTGGTGCAGCATCAGGGGCTGGTGACGGGGAGCCTGCAGGTGCTGCAGAAGACCATTGAGACCCTGAATCTGCAGCTTGGGTTACCGTACCCGGCCGAGCCGATTGAAGTGATTTTTCATCAGAGTGAGAATTTTGGTCGGATTGCTCACAGCCCGTCGTGGACGGCTGGGCTTTATGATGGACGGGTGCGGATTCCGATTCCGCAGGCTCAAAGTTTTGATGAGGATTTTGCGCGGATTCTGCGGCATGAGATCACGCATGCGGTGCTCTCGGAACATGCTCAGCATCGGAATCTTCCTGCCTGGTTTCAGGAGGGGATGGCTCAGGTCGCGGAGTGCCCTGAACTCTGCTGGACTTATAGGTTTGCAGCGACGACCTTCCCCTTTCTTTCACCCCAGGCGTTTGATGCCGGGTTTTTGAAGCTGAATCGCGGGGAAGCACAGGTGGCTTATAAGCAGAGCTTTTACATGATGCAGGTGCTTTATTTTCAGGTGGCCGGGATTCAGGGGATTAAACAGATTATTGAGCAGATTCCGGTGATACAGGATTTGAGTTCGGATGGGCTGATGGATCAGATCGGGCAGACGTTTGCGGCTGTGCATCAGAGGGCGGCGGAGAGCTGGGGGGCGCAGAGGAGTTTCTAATTTGCGTCCAATAAAAAATCCCCCTGGTAAGCTGGGGGATTTTTATTTTCGGCCTGTTTTATATTAATTCGCTGCAGCGTTCACAGTGGCTTCGCAGGACGCAAGCCATGCCGTGATGATTTCAACAGGAGTTTTATCAACATAGTTGGAGATGGTGTAGCTCGAATCCGAAGTCATCGTCGAGGTCGTGGCATCGACAGCTTTGCCTTTCAGGAAGCTGGCATTGGAGACATGACCAACATCAAGCGTGCCATCAACAGGGTATTCTGCAGGGGGAGCGATACCCAGTGACAACCAGTTCACACCGCCGACTACGCGAGGAGAAGCCGCTTCAAGAGCCGTAGATGTCTGCACAGCAATAGCGGAGAAAAGCTGGCTATTCGAGACACTCGATACGATATCCGATGTTCCGTGAAGGATTAAACCAGAACCTTGAGCTGCTGCAAGCGTGGCGGTTGCTGATGTGGAAGCCGCCGCTGCTCCCGTCGGGTCGCTTGCTTGCTTATAGCCTGCTTCAAATAGTTTTGTGTTGGAGCGAAGCACTTTACCCCAGTTGGCAAGGCCGCCATGGATCAGACCCATGTGATAGGTAGTGTCGATGCTTTCAATGTAAGCGGCGATTGCAGCTGCCTGTTCATCTTCCGTCGATCCATTGCCTTTGATCGCATCAATTTTGGATTTGATGTTGGCAAATCCAGGAATACGAGCAAGGGCGGCCTGCTTGCTTGAATTCAGGAAATCCGAACCACCTGACACCCAATAATTCAGAATAATTTTGTTCAAGCCTGCGGTGAAGGTCGACTGAGGGGCAGCTGCGATCGAGCAGCTGAACATACCAGGAGTAACTCCGGCTGTCGTCAAAGCGGTCTGCGCAGCGACTGTAGTCTCGTCGGTTGCAGTTGAAAACATAACGGAATTAATCGCGCCGCCACGAGCTACAGCCAAGTTGGCAACAGCAGCGCCGCGACCCAAACCAACTGCGTAGGAAACAGGATAGGTTGCCATTCCCGCGACTTTTGCAGCTTTAAGACCGTTTGCAGTGCCCGTTCCACCAAGCTGAGTCGACAAGGTCCCGGCAGCGGCATAGACATCGGCACTAATCTTGGCAAACTTGGTGCTCAAAGCCGGGAGAGTGCCAGCTGAAGCGCCTGCAGCCGTAAGGACGGGAATATCCGTTGCAGCTGACTTAGCCTTGATGCACTCATACGCGCCCATCAGATCAACGACGTCATTCGTATAGGGATCAGAAGTACCGACACCCGCTGCACCAATATTCGTACCGGTACAGGTTGGAATTTTTGAACCTGTGGTGGCATCCGTATCGTAGGTTACACAGAAAGGTTCACCTGGGAACACAGGAGCAACGATAATGTGGCTCGACTGCATGTCACCAAAGGTTTGAGCGATTTCTTCATAGGCTAGGCCGGTTGCACCTGCGTGTGCATAGAAAACCACAGGATAGCCATGACCGCTAGTGGAATCAGGAGCTACTGTCAGGGCGCCTTGAACCGTGGAGCCTCCCGCAGTAAGAAGTTGAGCTCCTGTCAAATCAGGAATGGTTACAATCGCATTACGCGAAGCGGTATCACCCTGAAGTTTATACTTCATAAGATAGACTTTAGCAGTAGCAGGAACAGCGCTCAGAGGAGTGCCATCGAGAAGTTTGGTAGGCGTCTTGCCGTCAGTACCAGCCAATTTGAAAGCACCGTTTCCACTGATGCTATAATTCGTCCCAGGGGCAAGATCCACAAATGCATCGATGGAGCTACACTTTTGCGACGAAGCATCAGCCACAACTTTTCCAGCTTTGGCAGCCGCCCAAGCGGTCGCC
The nucleotide sequence above comes from Oligoflexus sp.. Encoded proteins:
- a CDS encoding glutaredoxin domain-containing protein, producing the protein MREVKIYTTEVCPYCVQAKRLLTQLKVPYEEISLEDKPDLRQKLSEENNGYRTVPMIFIDGKFLGGYTELAALHKQGKLIEA